From Micromonospora auratinigra:
GACCTGGTCGAGGAGTCCGTCACCACGGTGACGACCGACGAGGCGTCCACCGCTGACCGCCCCCGGGGCTACACGCCCGCGAAGGGGCGCGAGACCCCGAAGCGACCCGGCGCCGGCCGGCGTCCGGGCGCGCCCAGCAAGCCGCTGACCAAGGAGGAGGCCCGGGAGCAGCGCCGGACGGCCCGCGCCGAGGCGGCGGCGGAGTTCCGCCGGGAGGGCGGCCCCCGCGACCGGGGCCCCGAGCGGCTGCTCGCGCGCAACGTGGTCGACTCCCGCCGTACCGTCGGCACCTGGTTCTTCGGTGGCGCGCTGATCGTGCTGATCGGCTCCAACCAGGCCATGCCGGCGGTCGTCCGGCTGCTCTCCAACGTGCTGTGGGGGCTGCTGGCGCTCGGTGTGGTGATCGACTCGGTGCTGATCTCCCGCAGGATCAGGAAGCTGGTGCGGGAGCGCTTCCCGCGCAGCACCGAGAAGCTCGGCTCGCTCTACTTCTACGCGATCATGCGCTCGATCACGTTCCGCCGGATGCGCGCCCCCGCGCCCCAGGTGAACATCGGCGACAAGATCTGAGGCTCTCCCCTCGGAGCTGTCGAAACGGGGCCCCTTCCTATACGCCAGGCGTCAGGAGGGGGCCCTTCCCTTCCGCCGGGGTGCGGTAGAGGCGGGCGATGACCTCCTCGATGTCCGGCTCGACGATCGAGATGTCGCGCAGGCTCGCCAGCCCGCCCAGGCCGGCGACCACCTGCGCGACGGTCGCCGACTCCAACTCGAAGACCAGCCGGTGCCCGTCCGCCTCCACCCGGACCAGCGGCGCGCCCGGCAGCGTCGGCGGCTCGGTCAGCACCCCGTCCAGCTCGGCCACCACCAGCCGGCGGGAGCCGTAGCGGCTGTGCAGGGCGGCGATCGAGCCGTCGTGCACCACCCGGCCGTGGTCGATGACCACCAGCCGGCGGCAGAGCCGCTCGATGTCGGCCAGATCGTGGGTG
This genomic window contains:
- a CDS encoding DUF3043 domain-containing protein is translated as MCTGRGCLATLAGVPSLFRRKPTDLVEESVTTVTTDEASTADRPRGYTPAKGRETPKRPGAGRRPGAPSKPLTKEEAREQRRTARAEAAAEFRREGGPRDRGPERLLARNVVDSRRTVGTWFFGGALIVLIGSNQAMPAVVRLLSNVLWGLLALGVVIDSVLISRRIRKLVRERFPRSTEKLGSLYFYAIMRSITFRRMRAPAPQVNIGDKI